One Triticum dicoccoides isolate Atlit2015 ecotype Zavitan chromosome 3B, WEW_v2.0, whole genome shotgun sequence genomic window, cgttaacctaacgcttccgttttgggtctacgagagtacgtggacacactcttcccctctcgttgctatgcatctcctagatagatcttgcgtgattgtaggaatttttttgaaattgcatgctatgttccccaacagtgttaTCAACACATAGTATCATGAATCTGTTTTTACAGTGGCATATAACAACATTCAATAACATGGCAACTAAGTTAATATAATCTGGTAACTAAGTGACTAATAACTTGGTCAACAAGTGCTGAAAAGTATTCACAAAAATGTTGTTAAAACCTTCCAACATGCAATCTAGTTTCGTAGAtatcatccactacaaaaaaacctGTTAATCCATGAAGGATTTATGGTGACATTCTCAGAAACTGTCACTGATCATGACAGGTTTCTCTTGTTCGTCACAGAAACTGCCATGGATCAGCAAGATGGGAGTGGCCCCTGAAACGGTAGCCCCCTTATGGCAGACATAGATGAACCGTCATGGAAACCATTGCAAATCGAGCAGCTGGTCTGTCacggatggctcatgctgatgtgtCATGCTGGGTGGAGTAAGGAGCGATCCTGTATGAGAAAAACTGTGCATTCTGATTGGTCGAATCAACCCGCCGACATGTCGATCTCCCAAACCGTTCGATTTTCCGAGATCCAACAGGCGACACACAATATCCCTATCCCTATCTTCTCCCCCTACCTCGCAGTCATCGTCTTCTCTTCCGCCGAGCATCCAGCATGTAATTCCCCCAAACTCCTTCTCTCCCATGCCTTCCTCCTCCCATAGCTCACCGCCGCCCCCACCTCGAATCACCTCGTAGCTTTGGCGGCTGCCAGATCCGTTGCATGCCCCACCCATCTCCTCTTGcgacccatctctctctctctctctctctctctctctctctctctctctctctctctctctctctgagtgCATGGTCGTCAAATTATgatgcgatatacatgacggatttcaaatCCTTCATAGATGTCCCATGATGGTTTTCAGCACATATGTGATAGTTTGAATCTGCCATGGATTAACAGGTTTATTGTAGTGTCATAAGTGGCTGTCGGTGAAAGCGGATCAATAACTAGATTAGTACTTTTAGATGTTTTTGTAATTTTAATATTTAAGAGAATCTTCATGGTTATGGAAATTTTCGGCCTTAATGTTTGGACCCTATGGGTCCAACTAACTACCCCAACAACATATGAGCCTGATATACAATTGAATACAATTTcctgttattatttatttcatttgtcattttgttGTCCTTCCCCCTCCCCTTTTCCTTGCCGCACTTTCATTCCCTTTTCACTTTATCTTCTTCTTtcgtttattttattatttatttcttaTAATAGTTTTCTTCCTGTTTTGAAACACTTTATTCCTTATTTCTTTACTTTCTTTGGTAGCTCTTTAGTGTCTAATCTTGTTTCCATTATTGTCACCGAACAAAATTTTCATGTAATATTTTTTGTTAACCAGTATACATAAATTAACAAAAAAATTATTCTAGAATGATTTTTAATAAAATTAACATAATTGTTTTATAAATTTTTGAGTTGATAATGCTTCAATTTTTCATGTAACAAAATGAAGTTTATCAAATAATGTTTTATATGGGCTTTTTGTGTATAGGTGTTGGTGTGATGTTTGGGCCGATATCATGTATGGGCTCTTGATGGTTTTTGAGTTATATTCTGGTGCGACTACGTCTCGCTTAACGCGAGAAAGAGCCACCGCTCGCCTCAAGTGGCTCGAGAATGGGACGATCCATTTGGCTTCCTGAAGAACACACAATTTTCTACGTTTGAAtcgtctttttcttctttctttctttattttttggtTGCTCCACTTCTACTTTGCTTCTACTTTGACTTCTTTTCTTCTTTCAATATCCTACATGTTTCTTCTTTGCTTCTGATTTCTATTCTTTTAACTTTTTTCAATGCTTGTTTgtcaataaaatgttggttgcttaaaagaaaaaaaatgttaaTTTGATAGTTAAGAAATGTATGTGTAATGCTTAAAGAATATACATCAACAAAGGTGAAAAaaaatggtaattaaaaacaaattTTAATCCTTTTGGAGAAGTGTTGGTAATGTGTTTTAAATATGCACTTAAAAATGGTCATTATGTATCCAAATAAGAAAGTGTACACCCAATGGAAAAATATTGATTGCTCAAAGGAAAAAAATGTTAATTTAGTAGTTAAGAAATGTATGCGCAAGATACATGAAATTGAAAAAGGTACAATTTTTTAATGCATTTGCTTTTGGAAAAAGTGTTGAAAATGTATTTAAAAATGTGCAAAAAACCCCATTAAAAATACATGGAATCTACATTAAAATGGTTTTAAGCTTTTTGGAAAAGTGTTGGTAATGTTATTAaaatatgtatttgaaaaatggtCATGATATCTCCAAAGGAAAGATGCTGATTTAGTAGTTAATAAATGTATGTCCAAGATACTTGGACTAAAGAACAAGTgtaaaaaatgttcctgatgtatacaaaaaatatactacatttatgaaaaaagtagacataaaaaagATACATTTGAAttttttaatcatgtatttgatAAATGTTAACACTATATAAGAATAATGTTTCAAATGTGAACAAAAGAgtacaatatgtatgaaaaataggcatAAACATATATATGAtaaaatgttaatcatatatttaaaaaatattaaacatgtgTAAAAGATGTTCCTTATGTATACGAAAATGTACAATGTATATAAAAAAGTAAACATTAAACCATATATTTGACAAAAATGTTTATCATGTGTAGAAAATATATTTATCATATGCAAAAAGCTTCAGATGTATTTTTTAGGGAGGTTTCAGATGTACATGGAAAAATATTTCATGTATTGGAAAATGTTAAACATGAATAAAAAAATGTTCCTGCCCTataggaaaagggaaagaaaggaaagaaaacaaacaaacaaaggaAAATGAAGAATCCAAGAAAACAATAAAACCAAAAAAATCAATGCAAAAAGAGTAAATACAATGGAAACCGACAAAGaaacagagagaaaaataatgaaaacgggaaaagaaacaaagaaaataggaaaataaaaacCAAGGAAAACGTATGCAAAAAGAACAAAAATCgataaaaaaaacaaagaaaatcgaGGAAGAAATAAAGAAAATGTAGAAAAAAGGGGAAAAAGTGAAAACCGAAACAGTAAAGAAGaccacagaaaaagaaaaaaatatgataAAACGTCAACTAGGCCAATCAATAACCAGCCAGAAGAACAAAACCAACAAAACTTACACACCCACCGAATGAGCAGCAAAATAGCGAATCATGCCGGTCCAGTAGCTCCTTCCATTTGCTATAAGTGAGATATGGGTCCTCCTACCTGTCGCACATTGCGTCCAGCAGGGCTCACCCAATTGGGCTGGCCCTACATCGTGCAAATGGTGCCGCAAAAAATCCTAAAAAGATAATGCGCGTGTGATGAATCGAACCACAGACCTATTGCCATTGATCTTAATGGCTTGCACGTGTGATGAATCAAACCACCCATCGTTGTTGATCCTAGTGGCTAGCAATTGTAGTTGGTAAGCTTCGGTGTCTAAATCGGCAGCGCGGGGGTATAAAAACTATAAGCCATGACAATTTTTTTTATGAAAATAGTGTTTTTTAAACAtggacatttttcaaatttgtaaaTAAAATTTTAAAACCTCAAACATATTTCGGGAATCTCAATTTATTTCTGAAAGTGCGATCATTTTTGAAAGTTTGAACAATTTTTGGAAAACATGGATAATTTCTTTTGAATCTGTATAATTTTTGAAAACATGAgtcttttttgaaattttgaacaattttggaaaaaaataaaattttctgaaattcatgaacattttttgagtttgtgagaaaattttaaaatttttgaGCTTTTTTGTAATTCTAAATTTCTTTGAAATTTCAAACATTTTAAAAATAAGTGAACAATTTTAGAAAtctattttttttgaatatttgaacattttataaaatttctGAACGAAATATCTTAACAGGAACTTTTTTGAGATTTTAATTTTTTCTCAAAAAAGACAAAGATTTTTTGTGAAAAGATAAATAAACTTGATAACGAAACAAGAAAcaggaaagaaaaaggaaaacagaagCAGAAAAATATACCGAAAAAACGAAAACGGCCGGGCCAGTTGTGGGTGCCCCTGTGCTAACCCCCGACTACTTGACGCGACGCGCGTGAAATAGGGGTTTCCGCGGGATACAGCTCTCGCGTTGTTCTCACGTCGGCCGGCTGCAACGACCAAGAAAAAGCCCAAGCAAAGTAGGGTTACGCGATTGCTGGGTTTGCTtaccttcttccttggcctccgtcCGTTTCCCTCTACGAACGCAGCACACGCAACGTGGTCGAGACTACAACCTAGAAAAAATCCCATCGATCTACTCCAGTTTTGCGGCGCGGCAGTCAGCCAGCACTCATGGCGGTGGAGGAGATAACCGAGGGCGTGAGGGGCCTCAAGGTGGAGGACGGCGAgggggcggcggccgcggccgacgcgccggccgccgccgccggcggggaGGGGCAGAGGCGGGGcgccaacagcagcagcaaccgcaTCCAGGTGTCCAACACGAAGAAGCCCCTCTTCTTCTATGTCAACCTCGCCAAGGTACCGCGCCGGCCAATCCACCTCTTTTGGTTCGATCCCCCCATTCGTCGGCGCCGTCTCTGAAACGAATTTGCTTCCTTGGTTGGCTGCAGAGGTATATGCAGCAGCACGGCGACGTCGAGCTCTCCGCGCTCGGGATGGGTGAGTCTTGTTTCCGCCATGCCTCTGATTGATTGAATGCCAGTAGGGATGTAATTTTGGTAACGCCGCCTGTGCAACAGATTGCTACGTTTACACTATTATTGTgtgatttctgcctcatgttttcgCGAATTTGATCGAGTGATTGTGCGGTCATAAGGGAATGTACTagcttagatgtgtagttaatcgcTGGAGACTTTTGGGACAGCTAGATCCGCAAAATATTCTGTTATTGCTTAAACCCTAACATTTTCCCTGGACTGTGGTGTTGCCAGTTTCAGAAACTGGTGAGTTCATTTGATAAAAAGAATTGCACCCTAACATTCTCCTGTGATATTTTTTGTTTAATCTGTTCTAATTATTCTCCTGTCATGGGATATGCATGTTTGCATAACTGAATATTGTGTATTCAGTTGTGCAAAAGTCAAGCGGATTGTATCTCGCGCTCTTGAGTACTCGTCCAGTGGGGGAAAGACAGCGTTCTTGAGTACTCAGCCAGTGGGGGAAAGATCGCCTCccacgttttttttctttttttgcaagaAGAAACCTCACTTCCCGACCGACAAATCCCCAAGAACCTTGACAGGCCGCACACGCAGGTTGGCTGCCACATTACTACTAGCTGGGCCGGCTCCATGCAGATATAAGAGTTGCCAGTGAGGGAGGTTTTTAACCAGCCCTGAAATTTGCTCCCACGGGGAATCATGCACTGGAGGTGCTACTCAGGAGCCACAACCATTACACTATGGACCCGTTCGCTCTCACGCTCTTGAGTAATTTCATATAACTATGACCCTATCCACAATACTTCCGCAAACCATGGGCATTTTGATACATGTATCTAGAAAAACACAACTATGAGTCTAAGATTCTCAAGTAAAATTGATTGATTACATATGCAGTTACTGGCTGCCATCTGGACTTATTATTGGCACTACCGTATTCATTCAGTTTCTGTGGTTTGATGTTTTCTTTATTGTTGAAGTTGGCACTAACCAAGATCTGTTTGCAGCCATTGCGACGGTTGTAACCGTGGCGGAGATTCTGAAGAACAACGGCCTTGCTGTTGAGAAGAGTAAGAACCGTCTTCTTTCCTTGTAATGCAGATTATGTCTGATCATATATCTTGGCCAGCAATGCTGCCATGAACCTTCTCCACATTTATCATCATGTACTCTCAACTTTCCTCTTTTAACCTTGGTGTGTGTAGAGATTAGGACATCCACGGTGGAAATAAACGACGAATCGAGAGGCCGCCCATTCCAAAAGGCTAAGGTAAGAGAGTAACAACAGTTTGGCTTActctttgtctgtcaatgtgctaattctCTTATGTATGAAGTTCCACTTCTCGACAAGTAAAACTGACTCGGCGACTGATTCATGCAGATTGAGATAGAGTTGGGAAAGAGCGAGAAATTTGACGAGTTGATGGCCTCTGCTGCGGCAGATGCCGaagaaggcgaggaggaggccTGAAGAACCAAACAAAGCCGTAGCGACCACATCCTGTTGCTCTACTTTGTTATCGCTGTTGTTTAAAACTTCAAAACCAATGCACCAGACATGGCGTGTGTTCTTGTTTAACTTGTATTTTCGTAGTGTCAGTGTTTGTGAACTCTTTGGCAGATGATAATCAGTTTCGTGTGCATTTCTTTCTCCGAACTGCTGGCTGGAAGTAATCTTTTTCGCGTGTGCTCCGTTTGGTCCTAATCCGGAGAGGCTCTACGTTTGTAATTTTGTTGATTGATACCACTATGGTGCGAATGCAGGCGCTGTGTTTCTCATGtaatttttttttgagcatcataAACTTTATTCATCAAATGATAGCTAAATCGTTTACATAATGATGAAGAATAAAGTCAGGGATGACAGTTTCCCATGCTTCAGACTTGCCAGAACTAATACAACGTTTCTCATGTAATTTTAGTTTGGAATGTGAAATTCTGGAAGCAAATCCGCTCGGCTGCAagcccgttttatcccggccaaaaTTACCCGTTGCTGGACGTGCCACGTAGCCTCAGGCGCACCGTGCCTTCGGCTCTGAAGAGAAATGAAGCTTGGACAAGCCACTGCACAGCAGATACACGAGAGAAGGGAAGGAGGCGATGGCGACCATGGCCGGGCGCTACTGCTGCAGCTACAGCTCGCCCTCTGCCTCTGCGCCGCCGCCCCATCGGCAGCGCGGGCCTCCGCTGCAGCCGCGACCCACGGGAGGACGGGGAAGGGGACTCCGGCGGCCGAGCCTACGGGCGgtcgcgtcggcggcggcggagcccGTGAAGGCTGCCACCGACGCCGAGTTCTTCCAGCCCGCCGACTCGAGGCCCATCATGCTCTTCGACGGCGTGTGCAACCTCTGCAACGGCGGCGTCCGGTTCGTGCGGGAGCACGACCCCGGCCGGAGCATCAGGTACATCCCCCTCCAGAGCGACTCCGGGAGGAAGCTCCTGCGCAGGTCCGGCAGAAGCCCCGACGACATCTCCAGCGTCGTCCTCGTCGAGAAGGACAGGTAACCAAACCGAGTCTGGTCGAGCTGCTCTGCCTTTGTCCATCGACATCAGCCATGGCCAAGTGTGGTGAGAAATGTTCTTTGCTCCTCAGGTCATACATCAAGTCTGACGCCGTGCTGAGGATAATGGAGTACCTGAACCTGCCGTTCCCGCAGCTCGCCGCGTTCCTCAAAATTGCCCCTTTGTAAGCTCAattcacacacacacactgcaTGCTTTCAATTGAACCACTGCAATTGCAAACTACTAATTCGTGGCGATGCCATGGCTCGCCTACGACAACGTCGCGAACAACCGGTATGTGGTTTTCGGCCGGTCACAGACAGAATCATGCGAGATACTCTGAATTGCTGCCATAGATAGCACCTCGGTGCTCCTGCTTATATTATAGATAGAGGAATGGACATATTGCGAAGTTGTAGGCATGACAGATATGAGATGGCATGAACCGCCATCATTACTACCAATCCAATCTTAGCACTGCTACCCTGCCTCATGTGGCGCTCACCTACGGTAAGCATTTCTGCACTTGCTCCTCTGTCTATGTCCAAGCACTATGTTCACAACGGAGAGCGCTGGGGATCAAAGGCCGCGGAACCGTACTTGTGGCTTCACCGTGCCCGCGACGCGTCCTTGGGCATTTAGGATTTTGGCTTTTGTTGGGGCCGTGTGGTTGGCCCAAGAGAGGTCAACGTTGTGGAGAAAAATCCCGTGGCACGGCGCGCTTTTGCTGCACAGGATCTGGATGGCCTCTTGCTCCGAGGACGTCCCCCGGATGTTGATGAACCTCGCGTCTGTTATGGCCACACCACCTTCCTGCAAACGCAGCCAATATGGTTTCAGTTGAGGTAGTGGTGGTGACTGAATTCAATTGAGTGGGTTTCCTCACCCGTTCTGGACAGTTTCCCTCGGGGCAATAGAACTGGTCAATGTCGATAGGATACCGTACTTCAGTCATGTTGAGGTCCCTGAAAAGGAACGTGTTCGCTTTGCCTCGCCCTCCCTGCATTTCTCATAACATCATTATAAGTTTGGGGAACATACTACATGGCGTATGCATGCAACCATCAGTTGGTATCTTTGAACTGATGCAAGGCACACACATGCATGTAGATGCGGCTTCAGTGTTACCTGCCACGATTTGATCCTGACACCGGTCATCGTACTAAAGAAGTTGCAGTTGGATACTGTAATTCTTTCCACCAGCGCTGGTTTTTCACCGGCACCTCCAAGGCTTCCCACACTACACAACAAGATCAGAAAAGCCACCTTGCTCAATGTGATATGCTACTCACTAGAGAATGCTTATCAGAAATATATTATGCACTTGGTCAGCACAGGCCTGCATATACAAGCATGGCTGTGTAGTGCATCTGTATACCTGATGCCATGGCCGGGCCCACACGTGACGTCAGTGACGTTGACATCGGTGGTGCCCGTTAGAATCGACACGCAGTCATCACCTGCACTTGTCCAATGTATCCATGTCAGCGGCAGTGTTGCAAACATGCTTCAGGAGTATTGCAAACACACTTGATGCCAGAGAGTGCAATACGCATGTACTGGATCTTATTTATCAGTCAGGGGCTAGTGAAGGAGGCGGGGCTGTACCGCTGTGGATGTTGCAAGAGGAGATGCGGACATGGTCGGAGGCCCCCATGGTGATCCCGTCCGTGTTGGGGCTGTCCCAGGGCGCCATGACGGAGACGTTGTGCACCTGCACCTGGCTGCACTCGAACACGCTCATGTGCTTGTCGGCGCTGTCCTTGAGGCGAATGTTGGTCACCCGTAGACCGTTGCAGAACGAGAATGACACCAGCTGCATGGTTTGCATGTATGTGCAAGCCTGGATGAGTTTCAACACAGACACACACATATGTCTGACTAGCTAGTAGTTCCAGACTGAAACTGAAAGAGGGATTGCGTGTGCGCTTACCTGTGGCCGGTAATGGCATTTCTGTGGGAACCAGAGAGAGGGAGGGGCGTCAGGTTGTGGACAATGTATGTATATCTGAAGATGGAATGAAGAAGGAACGGCCATGTTTATTTGCCCAGGTATGTTGCTGTTACCTTCTGGTTGTAGCAGTCCCACCACGGCGCGCCTCGGCCGTCGATCTGCCCGATGCCGTCCACCGTCAGGTTGTCCACCCTGTAGAAGGCCAGGAGGCTTGTTAACGACTTTAGGCTCCAGAGGGAGCTTGGCGCCACGATGTCCCCGTCCACCTGCACAAGCACAAACCTCGGTTATATGATACCTCTTGTGCTAGATACCAGAGACGAAGATGGgtgatgcaggacggacgccgtctTGATCGTCGTCGACGGATGTTTTTTACCTGCATGGTGATCGGTGACTTGCAGGGTCCCTGCAACTTGGTTTCTCCCAGCAGGAAGGTCCTTCCTTCAGGGACGTACACCGTCGCCCCGCCGCTATCTCTGCAAGCTGAGTCCCATGTCTCCTCGAACGCCTGTCGGCGAGACGAAGACGGAGGGTGCAGATGAGTAAGAGAGATCTGATCTCACCGGCAATGTGGTGACCAAGATGCATGCACGTCGAGAATCATATGGGGGTACGCTGTTGCTATACCTTGGAATCATCCGTCTCGCCGTCCCCGGCGGCATGGAAAGCCATGACGCTGTATCGAGTTCCTTTCCCTTTCCGCCGCCCGGCCTCCGCCGCAGATCCAACTGCGGCCGACGCCAcgagaagcagcagcagcggcagcacaATCCTCTGCCATGTTCAAGATCCGTACGTCAGGCAAATGAGAAGGAAAACCTACGTGTACCTTCCGACCGAGCTGGTGAGCTGACGCGTGTACCATGATGATCACCGACGGTcagcagctgaatcggcggaagaaGAGCTGGCTGGGGATGCCTGCTCGTAGTACAGTAGGTCGCAAGCACCGCCGTACCGACCGATGACGCCGACAGTTGTGTGCTCATGTGTATGTATTTATACATACACGCGCGAGACGAGAGCACACGACACGAGCGTAGGCGTGGCAGCAAATGGGGAAAATATTCAAGCCAAATCTCTCGTTTGTCGTGGCAGTAATGCCGTGGATATTATAGTATATCCAAATCAGCGCAGGATACCGCGGCCGGCTGTCCTTTCCCCGTTTGAAAGAGGAGATAGCTGCACGCGAGCCCCAAAATGCCATGCGGTTATCTCGCACAGCTGCGTGCGTTTGCGCGCTGCCAAAAATGCGGCGTACGCCATTTCCAGCATGTAATCGCGTACGTCCCTCCTCTTGCAATGGCTCGTGATTGATTGATTAAAAGCGTGCAGTATTTCATTCCCGGAATTGCAGAACAAGGCACAGAGGATCTCGTTGCGGCGGTGAGGGATCGAGCAAATGCACGGTTGCACGTCCGGGGCCGTCCGATCGCGAGATGGACGGCTTGGATGGCGCGGTCTGGGTAGCTAGGATTTTCCTTCCCGACTAATGCCATGTGTGCTGATCACGCACCAAGATCGCCTTCTTGCTGAAATTTTACAAGATCGCGTTTTTTACTTTCACGCTTTCAGATGAATGCTCCGCGACCGGCAACTTTTCGTGTGTGTTTTTGTGTGTGAG contains:
- the LOC119275281 gene encoding DCC family protein At1g52590, chloroplastic-like: MATMAGRYCCSYSSPSASAPPPHRQRGPPLQPRPTGGRGRGLRRPSLRAVASAAAEPVKAATDAEFFQPADSRPIMLFDGVCNLCNGGVRFVREHDPGRSIRYIPLQSDSGRKLLRRSGRSPDDISSVVLVEKDRSYIKSDAVLRIMEYLNLPFPQLAAFLKIAPL
- the LOC119279419 gene encoding probable polygalacturonase At1g80170; its protein translation is MERIVLPLLLLLVASAAVGSAAEAGRRKGKGTRYSVMAFHAAGDGETDDSKAFEETWDSACRDSGGATVYVPEGRTFLLGETKLQGPCKSPITMQVDGDIVAPSSLWSLKSLTSLLAFYRVDNLTVDGIGQIDGRGAPWWDCYNQKKCHYRPQLVSFSFCNGLRVTNIRLKDSADKHMSVFECSQVQVHNVSVMAPWDSPNTDGITMGASDHVRISSCNIHSGDDCVSILTGTTDVNVTDVTCGPGHGISVGSLGGAGEKPALVERITVSNCNFFSTMTGVRIKSWQGGRGKANTFLFRDLNMTEVRYPIDIDQFYCPEGNCPEREGGVAITDARFINIRGTSSEQEAIQILCSKSAPCHGIFLHNVDLSWANHTAPTKAKILNAQGRVAGTVKPQVRFRGL
- the LOC119275282 gene encoding uncharacterized protein At2g34160-like, which produces MAVEEITEGVRGLKVEDGEGAAAAADAPAAAAGGEGQRRGANSSSNRIQVSNTKKPLFFYVNLAKRYMQQHGDVELSALGMAIATVVTVAEILKNNGLAVEKKIRTSTVEINDESRGRPFQKAKIEIELGKSEKFDELMASAAADAEEGEEEA